One region of Chryseobacterium muglaense genomic DNA includes:
- the thiH gene encoding 2-iminoacetate synthase ThiH: MKSFKDLFEKYQWDEVKEKLEKVTLSDVENSLHKKNRTIDDFLNFLSPVAAQKLELMAKMTQQLTQKRFGKTIQLYAPLYLSNECQNICTYCGFSLDNSIKRKTLSDTELMIEATVLKSMGVNHVLLVSGEANKIVGIDYFLNAVRLLKPYFANISLEVQPLSEEEYRALHEAGVNAVLVYQETYHQEVYKEYHPKGKKSNFSFRLETPDRIGKAGIHKIGLGVLLGLEDWRIDSFFNALHIDYLQKQYWKSRYSVSFPRLRPAEGIIEPNFIMSDKDLLQLICAYRIWNEDLEISISTRESEKFRNNIISLGATAMSAASKTNPGGYAVDKESLEQFETSDERSMDEIKNTIKKAGYDPVMKDWDSVYSGV, encoded by the coding sequence ATGAAAAGTTTTAAAGATCTTTTTGAAAAATACCAATGGGATGAGGTAAAAGAAAAGCTTGAAAAAGTAACGTTATCTGATGTGGAAAATAGTCTTCATAAAAAGAATAGAACGATAGATGATTTCCTCAATTTCCTTTCACCGGTTGCTGCTCAGAAATTAGAATTAATGGCAAAAATGACGCAGCAACTTACTCAGAAACGTTTTGGGAAAACCATTCAGTTGTATGCACCGTTGTATCTGAGTAATGAATGTCAGAATATTTGTACGTATTGCGGTTTTAGTTTAGATAATTCGATTAAAAGGAAAACCCTTTCTGATACTGAACTGATGATCGAAGCAACAGTTTTAAAATCAATGGGGGTGAATCACGTTTTGCTGGTAAGCGGAGAAGCAAATAAAATAGTCGGAATTGATTATTTTTTGAATGCTGTTCGCTTGTTGAAGCCATATTTTGCTAATATTTCGCTTGAAGTTCAGCCTTTGTCGGAAGAAGAATATAGAGCACTTCATGAAGCAGGCGTGAATGCTGTTTTGGTCTATCAGGAAACCTATCATCAGGAAGTTTATAAAGAATATCATCCAAAAGGAAAGAAATCAAATTTCAGTTTTCGTCTGGAAACTCCCGACAGGATTGGTAAAGCTGGAATTCATAAAATAGGTTTGGGCGTTTTGCTTGGTTTGGAAGATTGGCGGATTGATAGTTTTTTCAACGCACTTCACATTGATTATCTTCAAAAACAATATTGGAAAAGTAGATATTCAGTTTCATTTCCGAGACTTCGACCTGCGGAAGGAATTATTGAACCCAATTTTATTATGTCTGATAAAGATTTACTCCAATTGATCTGTGCGTATCGAATTTGGAATGAAGATTTGGAAATCTCAATCTCAACAAGAGAGAGTGAAAAATTTAGAAACAATATCATTTCTTTAGGCGCAACAGCAATGAGTGCAGCTTCAAAAACAAATCCGGGTGGTTATGCGGTGGACAAAGAATCTTTGGAGCAATTTGAAACCAGTGATGAAAGAAGTATGGATGAAATTAAAAATACTATTAAAAAAGCAGGATATGATCCGGTAATGAAAGATTGGGATTCTGTGTATAGTGGAGTTTAA
- a CDS encoding HesA/MoeB/ThiF family protein: MKSEDIFSRYSRQIFIEEIGMEGQRKIMNAKVLVIGAGGLGSPVIQYLAAAGIGVLGVVDFDEVELHNLNRQIIHNEKSVGKSKVKSAENFVKNLNRQVNFIGIENWIDDSNAEEIFSQFDIIIDGSDNFKTRYLVNDTCVKLGKPLVYGSILGFSGQVVIFNYKGSKNLRDIFPEPPFDEDLPDCDSLGVLGALSGIVGSMMATLALKIITDLPLNLNQITLIDTLNWRFQTIDF, encoded by the coding sequence ATGAAAAGCGAAGATATTTTCTCAAGATACAGCCGACAAATCTTTATTGAAGAAATCGGTATGGAAGGTCAGCGAAAAATAATGAATGCCAAAGTTTTGGTGATAGGAGCGGGAGGTTTAGGAAGTCCTGTCATTCAATATTTAGCTGCGGCAGGAATTGGAGTTTTGGGAGTTGTAGATTTTGATGAGGTTGAATTGCATAATTTAAACCGACAAATCATTCATAATGAAAAATCTGTAGGGAAATCAAAAGTGAAAAGTGCGGAAAACTTTGTGAAAAACCTTAATCGTCAGGTCAATTTTATAGGAATTGAAAATTGGATTGATGATTCTAATGCTGAAGAAATTTTTTCTCAGTTTGATATCATTATTGACGGTTCTGATAATTTTAAAACGAGATATTTAGTTAATGATACTTGTGTAAAGCTTGGAAAACCTTTAGTTTACGGAAGCATTCTCGGTTTTTCCGGACAGGTTGTTATTTTTAACTATAAAGGAAGCAAAAACCTAAGAGATATTTTTCCGGAACCTCCTTTTGATGAAGATCTTCCCGATTGCGACAGTCTCGGAGTTTTAGGCGCATTATCGGGAATTGTAGGAAGTATGATGGCGACTTTAGCTTTAAAAATAATAACAGATTTGCCATTAAATCTAAATCAAATCACATTAATTGACACTTTAAACTGGAGATTTCAGACCA